A section of the Jannaschia sp. S6380 genome encodes:
- a CDS encoding haloacid dehalogenase type II: MAIDTCIFDAYGTLFDVTAAARQVAEDPAFPALSDGWAKLAADWREKQLQYSWIRAITGEHTEFWQVTNDALDYALEASGLQGDVDLRDRLRKLYWELSAYPEVPDMLGALKDAELATGILSNGSPEMLQSAVQSAGVGRLLDHVLSVESVGVFKPATKVYDLVNRAFGCQAGNVLFVSSNGWDAAAATGYGFATVWVNRASVPMDRLPWTPQHVLEDLSGIPDLAASL, from the coding sequence ATGGCCATAGATACATGCATCTTCGACGCATACGGCACGTTGTTCGACGTAACCGCCGCGGCCCGCCAGGTCGCCGAGGATCCGGCCTTTCCGGCCCTGTCCGACGGCTGGGCCAAGCTGGCCGCCGATTGGCGCGAGAAGCAGCTGCAATACAGCTGGATCCGCGCGATCACCGGAGAGCATACCGAGTTCTGGCAGGTGACGAACGACGCGCTCGATTACGCGTTGGAGGCATCGGGCCTGCAGGGCGATGTCGACCTACGCGACCGCCTTCGCAAGCTATACTGGGAACTGTCGGCCTATCCCGAGGTGCCGGACATGCTGGGCGCACTGAAGGATGCGGAGCTTGCGACGGGCATCCTGTCCAACGGCTCACCCGAGATGCTGCAATCGGCGGTGCAATCGGCGGGCGTCGGACGCCTCCTGGATCATGTCCTCTCGGTCGAATCCGTCGGCGTCTTCAAACCCGCCACCAAGGTCTATGACCTGGTCAACCGGGCGTTCGGATGCCAAGCCGGCAACGTCCTCTTCGTCAGCTCGAACGGTTGGGACGCGGCCGCCGCGACCGGATACGGCTTCGCGACCGTCTGGGTGAACCGCGCCAGCGTGCCGATGGACCGCCTGCCCTGGACGCCGCAGCACGTCCTGGAGGACCTGTCCGGCATCCCGGACCTGGCGGCGAGCCTTTAG
- a CDS encoding enoyl-ACP reductase, producing MGLLDGKRALVMGVANDRSIAWGIARALAAEGAELAFTYQGEAFGKRVAPLAESIDSTTLLDVDVTDDASLDAAFAALAEMGNLDIVIHAIAFSDKAELTGRFVDTSRDNFKNSLDISCYSLIEVARRAAPLMTDGGTILTLTFDGSQRVMPYYNVMGVAKAALESAVRYLAADLGPEGIRVNAISPGPMKTLAGAAIGGARRTFRHAEANAPLRANATLDAIGGTALYLASDHGACTTGEVIHVDGGFHVMGMPHPDNL from the coding sequence ATGGGCCTGTTGGACGGCAAGCGCGCCCTCGTCATGGGGGTGGCCAACGACCGCTCCATTGCCTGGGGCATCGCCCGGGCCCTGGCCGCCGAGGGCGCCGAACTGGCGTTCACCTACCAGGGCGAGGCGTTCGGCAAGCGCGTGGCTCCACTCGCGGAGAGCATCGACTCCACGACGCTGTTGGACGTCGATGTCACAGATGATGCCTCGCTCGACGCGGCCTTCGCGGCGCTGGCCGAGATGGGCAACCTCGACATCGTGATCCACGCCATCGCGTTCTCGGACAAGGCTGAGTTGACCGGACGGTTCGTCGACACGAGCCGCGACAACTTCAAGAATTCGCTGGATATTTCCTGTTATTCCCTGATCGAGGTCGCCCGCCGCGCGGCGCCCCTGATGACCGATGGGGGAACCATCCTGACGCTGACCTTCGATGGGTCCCAGCGGGTCATGCCCTACTACAACGTGATGGGCGTGGCGAAGGCCGCGCTCGAATCGGCGGTCCGCTACCTGGCGGCCGATCTGGGTCCCGAAGGCATCCGCGTGAATGCGATCTCGCCTGGGCCGATGAAGACCCTGGCCGGTGCGGCCATCGGTGGGGCAAGACGCACCTTCCGCCATGCCGAGGCGAACGCGCCCCTGCGGGCGAATGCGACGCTCGACGCGATCGGCGGGACGGCCCTGTACCTCGCGTCCGACCACGGTGCCTGCACGACGGGCGAGGTGATCCACGTCGACGGTGGCTTCCATGTCATGGGCATGCCGCATCCGGACAATCTTTGA